The following DNA comes from Mycoplasma phocoenae.
TTTTTAACGGATCTAACACAATGTCTTTTGTATGATCTTTTAATATTTTGAATTCAAAATTATCTTTTGAATGTTGAATGGTTTGAGTCACCACGATGCTTACTTGTGAAACGATTTGATTATATGGTTTTACATTATCGATTGGAGGGTATGGCAGTGAGTATCCTTCATAATCAAATCACACGGTTATTGCATTATCTTTTAAAATTCTATTTAAAAAATGATAGATATTAATGTCTCAATCATTATTAAAAACATTGAATTTATTAACAATATATCCTATATTTTTTGGATAATCGATTTCATTTGGATGAACACCGGCGTAAAACTGTTTTTTAATGTTTAATAATTTGATTCCATTGATATTCGCAAATCTTTTGCATAAAGTATTAAAGACTAATTTATCATCTTTATCTTGGGAAGTAAATTGATTTGGAAATACTTCTCATAATACGTTGTATTCATCATTATTTGCATAATCTGAGTCATAGACTTCGCAAAGTTGTTCAATACTTTTATATATTAATTTGTCTTCTGTTAGATCTTGTCATGGATATAACTGGGTGGGTTGATATGTTTTAACCAATTGTATAAAATCTTTAAAATACATTTGTTTTTCTTTTAAGACTTCAACAAATGTTTTATTTTTGGTTTCACTAATCGGGCTTTTTGATGTATTGAATCAGTCAAATTTGTAAAGATTTATTTGTTCTTTTTTTATTTTTGTTTGACACTCCGGGTATGTATGTGAATCAACAAGCAAAAACCAATAATCCTCAATTTCTATATCTAATTTGTTTGCGATTGAAATATCAAAAAATACTCGTAATGAGTCAATTTTTTTAACATTAGTTGATGCGCTCTTATAAACAAAAGTCTTTTTATCTTTTAAATAAGCGCTTGGTGCGCTTAAAACTTTGATTGTATTTTTGTTCGTTTGGTATTCAGCAATGAACACTGGATTTATTACCAATCGAATCTTAGGATCATTTATTGCTTGTTGTGTTAAAACAAATTTTTCTTCGCTTTTTTTATTCAAAGGTACTGTGAAAATTTCTTCCACATGATAGTTTTGTTTAATTCATTTTTCTTGAGCAATACTGATACGATGAAAAGTTTTAAAACCGCTAACATTATTTAATGACTTTAAATAATTTTCATCATCAATATCTATATTTTCTTTCAATTCTTCAAACTCATTTAGTAAGTTAAATCACACATCGTTTTCTTCAGTTTCTTCAAAATATTCGCCAGTGTTATATTTAAGTTTAAAATCCTCCACACTGTGTTTTAATCAGTATGGATTTTTAGTATGAAATTTTTTAAAATGTTTGTATTTCAAAAAAATGTTGTTATTCATTTTCAACTATTTTACCTTCAGATCTTCATTTCAAATATAAGTTAAATCATTCATCATAATTTTTGCAACTTAAATACTCAATTAAGTCTTTATTAGGAGCAACTTCATAGCGAGGGGAAATACCTTTTTTAGAATATAATTCAAATCAATCAACAACTTTTTTAATATCATCTTCAGCCACGGTTTTGTCTAAAGGAAATATTTTTAATAGTGTATTTCTTTGGGAAACATCAACATTATTAGGTTCTTTATAATCTTCTTCCTTTAAAAAGACTGCCGCAATTGCATAATGATTAGCACCCATTAAATGTGAATATAATTGTGCTTGTTTTAAGTATGAAGACGGTATCCCATATTGTTCTCATTGGGCTTGTTTGGCCTCACCGGCTGTTTTGATTTCAATAACAATTTTTTGAGATTCAATATACCCGTCAGGTATTCCTCCGAGAATATCGTGTTTATGTTTAAAATAATCATAATTGTATTCTTGCGCAGGAAATGTTTTAACAATACGTTGTGTTCTTTTTTCTAATAAATCAATCATTTTAGGTTCAATTGCAACACCGGCATTTACATATTTAGGATCTAGTACTGGCATTGACAATCTCGCGATGTGACAAAAAGCTAAAAATTCGTTATTAAATTGATTCAAGTTTAATGCATTCCCAATTGAAGAACCACCTATTTTCTTGAATCCTTTAAAAGAACCTACTGGGTTTTTTAATAAATCTCTATGAAAGTTTTCTTCAAGTTTAATAACTTGATTTTCTTCATCTAAAAAATAGTGTTGCCCATTGTAATATTTTCTAGAACTCAAAATTTTACTCATTTATAACTTCTTTCTCTTGTTCTGGATCGAATATTACATTTGGGTATTTTGCATAAATACGATCTCATAAAATTGAAACATCCGCACCTGGATTACGTTTTGTTTGTATTTGAATGTTTTTAATAACTTCAATTGCATCATAAATTGCTAAATAATTATTTTTGTTTGATGTTTTCATTCATTTATTATGTTCATGAACGACATAAGCATCAATTTCATCTTCAGTTTTTTTAGGAAAATAACAATGGGCGATTTCATGTAATAAAGTAAAGAATATACGACTTTCAAGTTTTGACATGTCACTTAAAAATATGAATCTTTTAGCGCCTTTTTTAAGGGTGATACCATTAATCATTGACCCTTCAATGTAAGATTTTGTAACTAAAACTATGCCTTTTGATAAAAGGAATTTTTTTAATTTTTGAATTTTTTCAATAAAAGGAATATTCATTTCCATAATATTTAATGATTTTTTAAATGTTGTTTGATGTTGGTTTGAACGGAATGTACCAACACTTTGTTGATGATCAATACCCAATTCACAAAAACGTATTCAAACGTAGGTATTTGGTTTTTCGCGATATTTTTTCAACTCAGCTAATATGTGATTATCAAGATATGTTTTATAATCTTCTAAATTTGACACACCATAAAAACGTTTTAAACACATTAATTTTTCATAATTAGTCATATCTTCTCGTATATAAATATCAAATGGGTAACTTAGCTGTGGATTATTAATCAAGAAATTAACACCATACTCTTTTAAATATAGATTGACGTTTTCACCCAATTCTCTAGTTTTCATTAAATCTGTATATGAATAATATGTCTCAGATAAAGCACCTGCTTTTAAATGAAAGGCGTCTTCAATGCCTCTCAATACTTTAACAGTAATCTCTTTTATATCATTGTTCAACACAGAATTCATGTGCTTTAATGATAATCCTAATCGTAAGGCTAATTCTTTTTGGCTCATTTCATGAACTGCTAATAATTCTTTTAGTTCATCGCTAAAATTTTCATATTTTATTTTCATATATCTCTCCTTATATATACTTTAATTTTAAACTTAAAGTTCAAATTTATTTACTTTTTAGCATTTTTGTCTGTTTATAAGTGTAATCAAAGTGCAAAAAAACATAGAAAAAGCAGCAATTTAGTACTAGAAAACAACAAAAAAACCAGCCTTCGCTGGTTTATGATGTTTAAACAATGGTTAATACATCTTCTTTAGATTTATGTTTTCCTTTCACATGATCACGTTCAACATGAATTATTTGAATTTTTTCATTTTTGAATGTGTGTTCGTTGTATTTTTGTTTTCTTCTAAAACTTAATATTTGGTGTTTTAATTGTTCTAATGTGTTTGCACTTGCAATAACATTTTGATTCACTAATAATTTAGCTTTATATTTGTACATAAATCTCCTTAGTAGGATCTTATCCTACACTTTAATTATATCAAGAGATGTACATAGATAACAATTAGCGCACTAAGTTAACTATAATTTAAGAAATTATTTTGTGATAACAAAGTCTACTCATATTGGAGC
Coding sequences within:
- a CDS encoding UU173 family protein, producing the protein MNNNIFLKYKHFKKFHTKNPYWLKHSVEDFKLKYNTGEYFEETEENDVWFNLLNEFEELKENIDIDDENYLKSLNNVSGFKTFHRISIAQEKWIKQNYHVEEIFTVPLNKKSEEKFVLTQQAINDPKIRLVINPVFIAEYQTNKNTIKVLSAPSAYLKDKKTFVYKSASTNVKKIDSLRVFFDISIANKLDIEIEDYWFLLVDSHTYPECQTKIKKEQINLYKFDWFNTSKSPISETKNKTFVEVLKEKQMYFKDFIQLVKTYQPTQLYPWQDLTEDKLIYKSIEQLCEVYDSDYANNDEYNVLWEVFPNQFTSQDKDDKLVFNTLCKRFANINGIKLLNIKKQFYAGVHPNEIDYPKNIGYIVNKFNVFNNDWDINIYHFLNRILKDNAITVWFDYEGYSLPYPPIDNVKPYNQIVSQVSIVVTQTIQHSKDNFEFKILKDHTKDIVLDPLKISTEDFFEILSNIYLESADAYVVWNKGYESVRSNEMLKYMQKANMDKDKIDLATQMYNEIFKEKLIDIMIPFQNSTQKYFSLYELKGKFSIKLVEKIVSLNKKNINLDHYIKPYKTLEIKNGMMAMETTISRYCGTIGDKEWTIKEQLLKEYCHNDVIAMIMACEFLLLIVKEKKADFIDPNQTIW
- a CDS encoding MAGa7180 family putative nuclease; the protein is MSKILSSRKYYNGQHYFLDEENQVIKLEENFHRDLLKNPVGSFKGFKKIGGSSIGNALNLNQFNNEFLAFCHIARLSMPVLDPKYVNAGVAIEPKMIDLLEKRTQRIVKTFPAQEYNYDYFKHKHDILGGIPDGYIESQKIVIEIKTAGEAKQAQWEQYGIPSSYLKQAQLYSHLMGANHYAIAAVFLKEEDYKEPNNVDVSQRNTLLKIFPLDKTVAEDDIKKVVDWFELYSKKGISPRYEVAPNKDLIEYLSCKNYDEWFNLYLKWRSEGKIVENE
- a CDS encoding helix-turn-helix domain-containing protein, which translates into the protein MKIKYENFSDELKELLAVHEMSQKELALRLGLSLKHMNSVLNNDIKEITVKVLRGIEDAFHLKAGALSETYYSYTDLMKTRELGENVNLYLKEYGVNFLINNPQLSYPFDIYIREDMTNYEKLMCLKRFYGVSNLEDYKTYLDNHILAELKKYREKPNTYVWIRFCELGIDHQQSVGTFRSNQHQTTFKKSLNIMEMNIPFIEKIQKLKKFLLSKGIVLVTKSYIEGSMINGITLKKGAKRFIFLSDMSKLESRIFFTLLHEIAHCYFPKKTEDEIDAYVVHEHNKWMKTSNKNNYLAIYDAIEVIKNIQIQTKRNPGADVSILWDRIYAKYPNVIFDPEQEKEVINE
- a CDS encoding MAG6790 family protein, whose protein sequence is MYKYKAKLLVNQNVIASANTLEQLKHQILSFRRKQKYNEHTFKNEKIQIIHVERDHVKGKHKSKEDVLTIV